A genomic stretch from Edaphobacter aggregans includes:
- a CDS encoding DUF6519 domain-containing protein, with protein sequence MKGDFSRIRFNPGKQYTAVLEQQGRVSLDADTNEQAAINDYLRRTETVDVIGAFGAPEHDPGFAITVSGNEILIGTGRYYVQGLVCENRVDALPYISQPFLLNPSPTDSTLLNELAQADGNSAIQVYLQVWQRLVTALDDACLREPALGQADTTARLQTVCRVVASLVPPPQPSQIVNKLPISSIFREPILEARQNLAALIKENAALLTRAVTTPAANTTSVTALVPAVDCCTSMYGLIPTLSTGTMSASTAAAGSDCSCQPIPAAGYQGLENQLYRIEIHNGGTEATASFKWSRENGFVVSAITTFTGNTIVVESLGPDANLGFQANQWVEITDDSDLFGETPNSPGLLYQIQSIDFTVPSITLTSPVIGINTALNARVRRWDQTGPSATSAGVPLSISTPLILENGIEVTFRAGTYQAGDYWTVPARTASGQIDWPPCGSNGDLFQPPHSTLVYNAPLACIHWDPKQQKALVEDCRRFFLPLTEINAAAASNALHVTAMNWSNDSLMTADVWVAQGLTVTLDGTPTSPISNGDFIVTLETIFDPFQATNTGIGLASRAINLQLPSTYIRTCFALDSTITVKGPSISWTLPYLQAAPLQILTVNAINTGLLFGAAFGQYARVRVRLLGNTISSGVANGQLFLDGQCLGQPITNADGTTRIDLQLPSSTGERYSDFESWFYLAPTLLIADLTVAYPALFAIAPNGNLIGVAATGPVTGFENGVNPFATITANYRALVDTQVTLSLLDANGQASQWANIDSPVTIHAGEVFTNAAINVTGNPITNGQFTTVTITVQASITTAIGPLPATPVTFTLTGGSYEQIN encoded by the coding sequence ATGAAAGGTGACTTCAGTCGAATCCGGTTCAACCCAGGCAAGCAATACACCGCTGTGCTCGAGCAGCAGGGGCGCGTCTCCCTCGATGCTGACACTAACGAACAAGCCGCGATCAACGACTATCTCCGCCGCACTGAAACCGTCGACGTAATCGGTGCCTTTGGCGCGCCCGAGCACGACCCCGGCTTCGCTATCACCGTCTCTGGCAACGAAATCCTCATCGGCACCGGCCGTTACTACGTCCAGGGCCTGGTCTGCGAGAACCGCGTTGACGCATTGCCTTATATCAGCCAGCCCTTCCTGCTAAATCCCTCCCCGACTGACTCCACCCTCCTCAACGAACTCGCCCAAGCCGACGGCAACAGCGCCATCCAGGTCTATCTGCAGGTCTGGCAGCGACTCGTCACCGCGCTCGACGACGCCTGTCTCCGCGAGCCCGCGCTCGGCCAGGCCGACACCACCGCGCGCTTGCAAACCGTCTGCCGCGTGGTGGCCAGCCTTGTTCCGCCCCCGCAGCCTTCGCAAATAGTCAACAAACTCCCCATCTCCAGCATCTTTCGCGAGCCCATCCTCGAGGCCCGGCAAAACCTTGCCGCGTTGATAAAAGAAAACGCTGCCCTCCTCACCAGAGCAGTCACGACCCCGGCCGCTAATACTACGTCTGTCACCGCACTTGTGCCGGCTGTGGACTGCTGCACGTCGATGTACGGCCTTATCCCCACCCTCAGCACCGGCACCATGAGCGCCAGCACCGCCGCCGCCGGCTCCGACTGCTCCTGTCAGCCCATTCCCGCCGCAGGATACCAGGGCCTCGAAAACCAGCTCTATCGCATCGAGATCCACAACGGTGGCACCGAGGCCACGGCCTCCTTCAAGTGGTCGCGCGAAAACGGCTTCGTCGTCAGCGCCATCACCACCTTTACCGGCAACACGATCGTCGTCGAATCACTCGGTCCTGACGCCAACCTCGGCTTCCAGGCCAACCAGTGGGTAGAAATCACCGACGACTCCGACCTCTTCGGTGAAACGCCCAACAGCCCCGGCCTCCTCTACCAGATCCAGAGCATCGACTTCACCGTCCCTTCCATCACCCTCACCTCCCCGGTCATCGGAATCAACACTGCGCTCAACGCCCGCGTACGCCGCTGGGACCAGACTGGCCCCTCCGCAACCAGCGCAGGTGTTCCCCTCTCCATTAGCACGCCGCTTATCTTGGAAAACGGCATCGAGGTCACCTTCCGCGCCGGCACCTACCAGGCCGGTGACTACTGGACGGTCCCCGCCCGCACCGCCTCCGGCCAAATCGACTGGCCCCCCTGCGGCAGCAACGGCGACCTCTTTCAGCCGCCCCACTCCACGCTCGTCTACAACGCCCCGTTGGCCTGCATCCACTGGGACCCCAAGCAGCAGAAGGCGCTTGTCGAAGACTGCCGCCGCTTCTTCTTACCCCTCACAGAAATCAACGCTGCCGCTGCCTCCAATGCGCTTCATGTCACCGCCATGAACTGGTCCAACGACTCCCTCATGACCGCCGACGTATGGGTCGCCCAAGGCCTCACCGTCACGCTCGACGGAACTCCGACCAGCCCCATCTCGAACGGCGACTTCATCGTCACCCTCGAAACCATCTTCGATCCCTTCCAGGCGACGAACACCGGTATCGGTCTCGCCAGCCGCGCAATCAATCTGCAGCTCCCCTCTACTTACATCCGCACCTGTTTCGCCCTCGACTCGACCATAACGGTCAAAGGCCCATCGATCTCCTGGACCCTACCCTATCTTCAAGCGGCACCACTCCAGATCCTTACCGTCAACGCCATCAACACCGGCCTGCTGTTCGGTGCCGCGTTCGGTCAGTATGCTCGCGTCAGGGTCCGGCTCCTCGGCAATACCATCTCCTCCGGAGTAGCCAATGGCCAGCTGTTTCTTGATGGCCAATGCCTCGGCCAGCCCATAACCAACGCGGATGGCACCACCCGCATCGACCTGCAGCTTCCTTCCAGCACCGGCGAGCGATACAGCGACTTCGAGTCCTGGTTCTACCTCGCTCCTACCCTGCTCATCGCAGACCTCACCGTCGCTTATCCCGCCCTCTTCGCCATTGCACCGAACGGCAACCTCATCGGGGTAGCAGCAACTGGGCCGGTCACCGGCTTCGAAAACGGCGTCAACCCTTTCGCGACGATCACTGCCAACTACCGCGCCCTCGTCGATACTCAGGTCACTCTCTCCCTCCTGGACGCCAACGGCCAGGCTTCGCAATGGGCCAATATCGACTCCCCCGTAACCATCCACGCCGGCGAAGTCTTCACCAACGCCGCCATCAACGTCACCGGAAATCCAATAACCAACGGGCAATTTACCACCGTCACCATCACCGTGCAGGCCAGCATCACCACCGCGATAGGCCCGCTTCCAGCCACTCCGGTCACCTTCACCCTGACCGGCGGCTCCTACGAACAAATCAACTAG
- a CDS encoding DUF6734 family protein — MRAVWSFWSKPFQGEKGRSWQSPLHHLLAWGLSMRLARKYFPETALVTDTPGKALLVDALGLPFTHVSTELDDYRRCDPGWWSLSKVVAYRAQQQPFIHLDTDVFLWKPLPAAMLAASVFAQCPEDHPPLDTYWGPDEVERAFTQHNLTVPVEWEWVRSRSPYGFREANCGIMGANRVDFIQYFASLSLDLMTNPANAPAWAEFPYLSGYMMLTEQFLLNACFEFHRSHPQSPFRGMHMRYLFPSFGEAYNHEAASRVGFTHLLGDAKRDPAIARRLEQRTEQEDGSFYRHCVQLSRHNPFSRHAL, encoded by the coding sequence ATGCGCGCTGTCTGGTCCTTCTGGAGCAAACCCTTCCAGGGCGAAAAGGGCCGCTCCTGGCAAAGCCCGCTGCATCACTTGCTCGCCTGGGGTCTATCCATGCGCCTTGCGCGCAAATACTTCCCAGAAACTGCCCTCGTCACCGACACGCCCGGCAAAGCGCTCCTGGTCGACGCTCTCGGCCTCCCCTTCACCCACGTCTCCACGGAGCTCGACGACTACCGCCGCTGCGACCCTGGCTGGTGGTCGCTCAGCAAAGTAGTCGCCTACCGTGCCCAGCAACAGCCCTTCATCCACCTCGATACCGACGTCTTCCTTTGGAAGCCCCTGCCCGCCGCCATGCTCGCCGCATCGGTCTTCGCCCAGTGTCCTGAAGACCATCCCCCGCTCGACACCTATTGGGGTCCCGATGAAGTCGAGCGCGCCTTCACCCAGCACAACCTCACCGTGCCCGTCGAGTGGGAGTGGGTGCGCTCGCGCTCCCCATACGGCTTCCGCGAGGCCAACTGCGGCATCATGGGCGCAAACCGCGTCGACTTCATTCAGTACTTCGCCAGCCTCTCGCTCGATCTCATGACCAACCCCGCCAACGCTCCTGCCTGGGCCGAGTTTCCCTATCTCAGCGGCTACATGATGCTCACGGAGCAATTCCTTCTCAACGCCTGCTTCGAATTCCATCGCTCCCACCCCCAGTCGCCCTTCCGCGGCATGCACATGCGCTACCTCTTCCCCTCCTTCGGCGAAGCCTACAACCACGAAGCTGCCTCCCGCGTCGGCTTCACCCACCTCCTCGGCGACGCTAAGCGCGACCCCGCCATCGCCCGTCGCCTTGAACAACGCACGGAACAGGAAGACGGCAGCTTCTACCGCCACTGTGTGCAGCTGAGCCGCCACAACCCTTTCTCCCGCCACGCTCTCTGA
- a CDS encoding DUF4157 domain-containing protein, which translates to MFAAKISRSPLKSDKPSDRRFGQLGLVPSKQLSPLVPDEPTRNPRLAAGGPILPGSSSPLAAPLLKLSPLRPNLIRRKLEVGATNDPLEADADRVADEVLGMPHPGNSAGSHPNCAAGQCDCAKCSAKHHENGRLTRKAPSGTPGLAAISAPPLVQRVLSQPGKPLDHSARTFFEPRFGYDFSSVRIHSGDEAAESASSIGALAFTSGHHIVFGRDQYSPASSAGSRLLAHELAHVTQDCGTIRRQPEPHRNAQVACVVRLGGCIQTRDAGIPSPDDITRYNAECRSKSQYTGADITPTDQECANPPKEELSTGEKILLGAFIFLGAAAAAAVIIVAGEVIIPIVVSSVVEAGTTAWVFYLANAIAVNEIGVFAIGLVLACEGNIVGLAKAMVDDPAQAAVLLAQIYILHVQISIANGPPRNATVPAKLLPPDEQTEPNTIKFKTAGPPQFEDNEGTTGPSPSKAGTTTAPRPSAQNPAVAADQAEFDSLEQRIQNYRSNPKTPGRVDVPATPRVPGDPKAPNTPVQGGTVAVAKTNVTGLGQKYYGGASPQALPPGYKGQPGTSGGQVLTPTNPLSTDHAEQVALNSLHGDLSALLKDATPAQRAALLQGKTVWVLVEQEPCSSCASGVGTQASPGVLKQFSDLYPELKIEIRNLRTSSRIVLGGGSATVKKP; encoded by the coding sequence ATGTTCGCCGCCAAGATCTCGCGGTCGCCTCTAAAAAGTGACAAGCCTTCGGATCGCCGGTTTGGGCAGCTTGGCCTGGTTCCGTCTAAGCAGCTATCCCCACTTGTTCCAGATGAACCCACGCGCAACCCTCGGCTAGCGGCTGGCGGGCCCATTCTCCCAGGTTCGTCCTCACCCCTCGCCGCTCCACTGCTTAAGCTGTCACCGCTGCGGCCAAACCTGATCCGTCGGAAGCTGGAAGTTGGCGCTACGAATGACCCGCTCGAAGCAGACGCCGACCGCGTCGCAGACGAAGTGCTCGGCATGCCTCACCCGGGCAACTCGGCCGGGTCGCATCCCAATTGTGCTGCAGGCCAATGCGATTGCGCCAAATGTAGCGCGAAGCACCATGAAAATGGCAGGCTCACACGCAAAGCGCCAAGCGGCACACCAGGCTTGGCCGCCATTTCCGCCCCTCCGCTTGTTCAGCGGGTTCTGAGTCAACCCGGCAAACCACTGGATCACAGCGCCCGTACGTTCTTTGAGCCCCGTTTCGGCTACGATTTCTCCTCCGTTCGGATTCACAGCGGAGACGAAGCAGCCGAGTCAGCCAGTTCCATCGGCGCGTTGGCCTTCACCTCCGGCCATCACATCGTTTTCGGCCGTGACCAATACTCGCCCGCCAGTTCAGCCGGATCGCGCCTGCTCGCACATGAACTCGCCCACGTCACCCAGGATTGCGGAACGATTCGCCGCCAGCCTGAACCTCACCGCAACGCGCAGGTTGCCTGCGTGGTCCGACTCGGAGGCTGCATCCAGACTCGCGATGCTGGTATTCCTTCCCCTGACGACATCACCCGTTACAACGCCGAATGCCGCAGTAAGTCCCAATACACCGGTGCCGATATAACACCCACCGACCAGGAGTGCGCCAATCCTCCGAAGGAAGAGCTCTCAACCGGAGAAAAGATTCTGCTCGGCGCTTTCATCTTCCTCGGTGCTGCTGCAGCTGCAGCTGTCATCATTGTGGCCGGCGAGGTGATCATACCCATTGTCGTTTCCAGCGTAGTAGAAGCGGGCACGACGGCGTGGGTCTTCTATCTCGCAAATGCCATCGCCGTGAACGAAATCGGCGTCTTCGCGATAGGTTTGGTCCTGGCCTGTGAAGGCAACATCGTAGGATTAGCCAAAGCCATGGTAGACGACCCCGCTCAGGCAGCCGTTCTGCTCGCGCAGATTTATATCCTCCACGTCCAGATCTCGATCGCAAATGGCCCACCCCGCAACGCCACCGTGCCCGCTAAACTGCTGCCCCCCGACGAACAGACCGAACCCAATACGATCAAGTTCAAAACTGCCGGTCCACCCCAGTTCGAAGACAACGAAGGCACGACTGGACCATCTCCCTCAAAGGCAGGCACCACAACGGCCCCTCGGCCATCTGCCCAAAATCCAGCAGTGGCGGCTGATCAAGCCGAGTTCGACTCCCTCGAACAGCGCATCCAAAACTACCGCTCCAATCCCAAAACTCCGGGACGCGTCGACGTTCCCGCGACGCCCAGGGTTCCCGGTGATCCCAAAGCCCCAAACACTCCAGTGCAGGGTGGAACCGTTGCGGTAGCCAAAACAAACGTCACTGGATTGGGGCAAAAATACTACGGTGGAGCATCCCCACAAGCTCTGCCGCCAGGGTACAAAGGGCAGCCCGGCACATCTGGCGGTCAAGTTCTTACTCCGACCAACCCGCTCTCCACAGATCACGCCGAACAAGTTGCCCTGAACAGCCTTCATGGAGACTTAAGCGCTCTGCTCAAGGACGCGACGCCCGCGCAACGCGCTGCTCTCCTCCAGGGCAAAACCGTCTGGGTTCTCGTCGAGCAGGAACCCTGCTCTTCCTGTGCATCCGGCGTCGGCACTCAGGCCTCACCTGGCGTTCTGAAGCAGTTCAGCGATCTCTACCCAGAGCTGAAAATCGAGATCAGAAATCTGAGAACCTCCAGCCGCATCGTGTTGGGCGGCGGCTCCGCTACCGTGAAAAAGCCATAG
- a CDS encoding DUF4157 domain-containing protein, with the protein MGALVSRPERMRSQGAPAFARRIWRETAGPGSLRAFAPQPKRSSGFSDAGLRVPETVREGWRSPGSPLQPDVRQRLEPHFGDLGHVRVHTDREAAAAAEAAGAAAFTWKDHVVFGGHRYQPGTPAGQALLAHELVHVAQQRGASAGDGEVQLSGRDHPLERNAQAVLAGNAGPQAASQALVQRQGTDDPQPSTRLRTPAALTPVTLFPLPADLEALRRSLLPGVLAPAPTLPPLRLGERPSPRLVEDTARSLWLPGFQQQSFRQFVIDSFLRAQASDAGSAHDQPAPTSGGAVDFRDDLSKPKAGSGGADDKGPDVTHQTLVGYDPQNTVVSPHSQHVRGSGVGVVVDQAAAQWDASAKQFKWAGSHGPSGDVTLSLLTAPTIQAQTEGFPQPAAENNKGVPSNVQQASIAAGGSLATVQVGTDEDPRFTANLGSATAGVQAGSVAPRAGGPSVPQPTQFQFGLGASVEATVHTFCDGGRLGVGFSTGVQAGVTPGGSSALTFSPTGITFTFHQGKPGKAGCR; encoded by the coding sequence ATGGGCGCACTCGTTTCCAGGCCTGAAAGGATGAGGTCGCAGGGTGCGCCGGCGTTTGCACGGCGGATCTGGCGAGAGACAGCCGGTCCAGGCAGTCTGAGGGCGTTTGCCCCGCAACCGAAGCGCAGTTCAGGGTTCAGCGACGCCGGCCTCCGTGTTCCGGAAACTGTGCGGGAGGGTTGGCGGTCGCCGGGATCGCCGCTCCAACCGGACGTTCGGCAACGACTGGAACCGCATTTTGGCGACCTAGGGCACGTAAGGGTTCATACGGACAGGGAGGCTGCTGCAGCGGCAGAGGCTGCGGGGGCGGCTGCCTTTACATGGAAGGACCACGTGGTTTTTGGTGGGCACCGATACCAGCCCGGCACGCCCGCGGGCCAGGCTTTGCTCGCGCATGAGTTGGTGCATGTCGCACAGCAACGCGGGGCAAGCGCGGGCGATGGCGAGGTGCAGCTTTCAGGTCGCGACCATCCGTTGGAGCGAAATGCGCAGGCGGTGCTGGCTGGAAACGCGGGACCGCAGGCCGCTTCGCAAGCATTGGTGCAACGGCAGGGCACGGATGACCCACAGCCCAGCACGCGGCTGCGGACTCCCGCAGCGCTAACGCCGGTGACGTTGTTTCCGCTGCCGGCGGATCTGGAGGCTTTGCGGCGATCTCTGTTGCCTGGGGTGCTTGCACCTGCGCCAACGTTACCTCCATTGCGACTGGGCGAGCGCCCCTCGCCGCGGCTAGTGGAAGACACGGCGCGCAGCCTGTGGCTACCGGGATTTCAACAGCAGAGTTTTCGGCAGTTTGTTATTGATTCGTTTCTCCGTGCGCAGGCATCAGACGCCGGGAGTGCGCATGACCAGCCTGCGCCGACGAGTGGAGGCGCGGTGGACTTCCGGGACGACCTGTCGAAGCCCAAGGCGGGTTCCGGTGGGGCGGACGACAAGGGACCGGATGTGACTCACCAAACGCTGGTGGGTTACGACCCGCAGAACACGGTTGTTTCGCCGCACTCGCAGCATGTGCGTGGGTCTGGGGTGGGCGTGGTGGTCGACCAGGCGGCAGCGCAGTGGGATGCGTCGGCGAAACAGTTCAAATGGGCTGGCAGCCATGGCCCCTCGGGCGACGTTACGCTATCGCTGCTGACCGCGCCGACGATCCAGGCGCAGACCGAAGGATTTCCCCAACCCGCGGCGGAGAACAACAAGGGTGTGCCGAGCAATGTACAGCAGGCTTCGATTGCGGCCGGCGGGTCGCTGGCAACGGTTCAAGTGGGCACTGATGAGGATCCGAGATTTACGGCTAATTTGGGATCGGCGACAGCGGGGGTGCAGGCAGGCAGCGTTGCGCCGAGAGCGGGAGGGCCTTCGGTCCCACAGCCGACGCAGTTCCAGTTTGGTCTGGGCGCTTCGGTGGAGGCCACGGTGCATACCTTCTGCGACGGCGGTCGGTTAGGAGTTGGGTTCAGCACCGGCGTGCAGGCAGGTGTCACGCCTGGCGGATCGTCGGCGCTGACGTTTTCTCCGACCGGCATTACGTTTACCTTCCATCAGGGGAAACCGGGTAAAGCTGGGTGCAGATAA
- a CDS encoding serine/threonine-protein kinase → MSPEIGQRLGPYEILGKLGGGGMGLVFRAWDGRLHREVAVKLLHNDYKMPGMRERFLQEARTASGLSHPNICTIFDIGERDGDPYLVMELMEGETLKDKIARKALSAEEIVRYSQEVADALTMAHGKGIVHRDIKPANIFLVNKSNGSRQAKVLDFGLAKINLEKHGGWASRSLDLTVAGSTVGTLAYMSPEQARGEALDARSDLFSLGVVMYEMATRQVPFRGTTSALLFVQLLERDPEPVRSWNESIPRELERLILRCLLKDKRERFQTAEQLREALEKIAEKLGKGGWLKRGAGAVPLVPAPEPTARPRGPMRRDSGEYAALSDGSGSSSGDIVIRPLRLPARTAAMATESGGMPVPSDDGTRLWKVGASNSSQGMADADSGTVLAEERVAVTAKSQSGVIQTKVRVDETHVEQVEVEEQVAPELSGSGGRIILKVALAAVVIAAVVVGAFLLVRSGRFRPAVLSPDEALLLTVVQNKTNDSMLDGAVLEGLEIELRQSQALKVRGGDAYQAGARQIEAEDGEAAANVSARKVAQMTGAKAYLYGEVRGGGTEPYVISVDVLSTESNDKLASVAETADTPAEIPAAIGKLARAMRAEMGEATGTIEETSVSLENEATVNIAALHAYALGETAMRQGRTADALMAYQQAVGLDARFAQAQMQLAWLYREEKAEVAAASAASLAQDAARQASDSVRRLAEFSYEMNTSGDYGRAATSIRQYAELYPNDSEGMVGLARVLRAEGHFVEALLAAQQAYGEDPYRADAYREAELAMIGLDRSDDALHLESQSQRLGVASGGSSLAAAYLAGKDDIVAVEARALHRGEATSYGRLVDYGLYLDNTEQMVAGAAVWKTTGGLPDTTGTRAYMLAQGALDRALAESCGEALTMVRETKELASGPIASFNAGMASALCGDRVYAEKMMTDLLQSYPQNTAVMEYYVPDMEAAVALGVKDPAGALNALTRVEQYDQVSLTPYLRGLAHVGIDKGPLAVADFQTVLAHRGADFVLGSDVYPMAKIALARVSAVGASAAVDPETVPVR, encoded by the coding sequence ATGAGTCCGGAGATAGGCCAACGATTGGGGCCGTACGAGATCCTGGGCAAACTGGGCGGTGGAGGTATGGGCCTGGTCTTTCGTGCGTGGGACGGGCGGCTGCATCGCGAGGTGGCGGTAAAGCTGCTGCATAATGACTACAAGATGCCGGGGATGCGGGAGCGTTTTCTGCAAGAGGCGCGGACGGCATCAGGCTTGAGCCATCCGAATATCTGCACGATCTTCGATATCGGTGAGCGGGATGGCGATCCCTACCTCGTGATGGAGTTGATGGAAGGGGAGACGCTAAAGGACAAGATTGCGCGTAAGGCGCTTTCGGCGGAAGAGATCGTACGGTACTCCCAGGAGGTGGCTGATGCGTTGACGATGGCGCATGGGAAGGGAATCGTTCACCGGGATATCAAGCCGGCGAATATCTTTCTAGTGAACAAGTCGAATGGCTCAAGACAGGCCAAGGTGTTGGACTTTGGGCTGGCGAAGATCAACCTGGAGAAGCATGGGGGATGGGCGTCACGGTCGTTGGACTTGACGGTTGCCGGGTCGACGGTGGGGACGCTGGCTTACATGTCGCCGGAGCAGGCCAGGGGGGAGGCACTGGATGCTCGGTCAGATCTGTTCTCGCTGGGCGTAGTGATGTATGAGATGGCGACGCGGCAGGTTCCTTTCAGGGGAACGACGAGCGCCCTGTTGTTTGTGCAACTGCTGGAGCGCGATCCCGAGCCGGTGCGGAGTTGGAATGAGTCGATCCCGCGTGAACTGGAGCGTCTGATTCTTCGGTGCTTGTTGAAGGACAAGAGGGAGCGCTTTCAGACGGCAGAGCAGTTGCGGGAGGCGTTGGAGAAGATTGCGGAGAAACTCGGCAAGGGAGGGTGGCTGAAAAGAGGGGCCGGAGCGGTTCCTCTGGTACCAGCGCCGGAGCCGACAGCTCGGCCTAGGGGCCCGATGCGTAGAGATTCCGGGGAATATGCGGCTCTATCCGATGGAAGTGGGTCGAGTTCGGGCGACATAGTGATTCGTCCGTTGCGTCTGCCTGCAAGGACAGCCGCAATGGCAACAGAAAGTGGGGGCATGCCGGTTCCTAGTGACGACGGCACGCGGCTTTGGAAGGTGGGTGCTTCAAACTCTTCGCAGGGAATGGCCGATGCCGACTCTGGCACGGTACTGGCCGAGGAGCGCGTCGCTGTTACAGCGAAGAGCCAGTCAGGAGTGATTCAGACCAAGGTTCGTGTTGATGAAACTCACGTCGAACAGGTTGAAGTGGAGGAGCAAGTAGCTCCCGAGCTGTCGGGGTCGGGAGGCAGAATCATACTGAAGGTGGCGCTTGCTGCGGTGGTGATTGCCGCGGTTGTGGTTGGGGCTTTTCTGCTAGTGCGGAGTGGACGATTCCGGCCTGCGGTGCTGAGTCCTGACGAGGCCCTGCTGCTTACGGTTGTCCAGAATAAGACAAACGATTCGATGTTGGATGGTGCGGTATTGGAGGGCCTGGAGATTGAACTGAGGCAGTCCCAGGCGTTGAAGGTACGTGGGGGTGATGCGTATCAGGCGGGAGCACGGCAGATAGAAGCTGAAGATGGGGAAGCTGCAGCAAATGTGTCGGCTCGGAAGGTAGCGCAGATGACGGGGGCGAAGGCTTATCTGTATGGAGAGGTCCGGGGTGGAGGAACTGAACCTTACGTCATCAGCGTGGATGTGTTGAGTACCGAGTCGAACGATAAGCTTGCCAGTGTTGCGGAGACGGCAGATACACCGGCAGAGATTCCTGCCGCGATCGGAAAGCTTGCTCGCGCGATGCGAGCGGAGATGGGTGAGGCTACTGGAACGATCGAAGAGACGAGCGTTTCGCTGGAGAATGAGGCGACAGTTAATATCGCTGCGCTTCATGCTTATGCTCTGGGCGAGACCGCGATGCGACAAGGGCGAACAGCGGACGCGCTTATGGCGTATCAGCAAGCGGTGGGTCTTGACGCGAGATTTGCCCAGGCCCAAATGCAGCTGGCCTGGTTGTATCGGGAAGAGAAGGCGGAGGTAGCTGCGGCGAGTGCGGCCAGTTTGGCACAGGATGCGGCCAGGCAGGCGAGCGATAGTGTGAGACGACTGGCTGAGTTCTCTTATGAGATGAACACCAGTGGGGACTATGGCCGCGCAGCGACGTCTATTCGGCAGTATGCGGAGCTCTATCCAAACGATAGTGAAGGGATGGTGGGTTTGGCACGGGTTCTTCGTGCCGAAGGACATTTCGTAGAGGCATTGCTGGCTGCGCAACAGGCATATGGGGAGGATCCTTATCGGGCGGATGCGTATCGCGAAGCGGAGTTGGCGATGATTGGATTGGACCGTTCCGATGACGCATTGCATTTGGAGAGTCAGAGCCAGCGGTTGGGAGTTGCGTCGGGTGGGAGTTCGCTGGCAGCGGCTTATCTCGCGGGCAAAGACGATATTGTCGCGGTTGAGGCGCGTGCATTGCATCGAGGCGAAGCGACAAGCTATGGGCGACTCGTGGATTACGGGCTCTATCTGGACAATACGGAACAGATGGTCGCAGGAGCAGCGGTGTGGAAGACGACGGGAGGGCTTCCAGATACCACAGGGACGAGAGCGTACATGCTGGCGCAGGGTGCACTGGATCGTGCACTCGCCGAAAGTTGCGGCGAAGCTCTTACGATGGTTCGTGAGACGAAGGAACTGGCCAGTGGGCCAATCGCGAGCTTCAACGCGGGGATGGCATCGGCTCTGTGTGGCGATCGTGTGTACGCAGAGAAGATGATGACCGACTTGCTCCAAAGCTATCCGCAGAATACGGCGGTGATGGAATATTACGTTCCGGACATGGAGGCAGCCGTGGCGCTTGGCGTGAAGGACCCAGCTGGTGCTTTGAATGCGCTGACTCGAGTTGAGCAGTATGACCAGGTGTCGCTGACGCCTTATTTGCGGGGTCTGGCACATGTGGGGATCGATAAGGGTCCGCTGGCCGTTGCTGATTTTCAAACTGTGCTGGCGCATCGGGGAGCTGATTTCGTACTTGGGAGCGACGTGTATCCGATGGCGAAGATTGCTTTGGCGCGAGTGTCGGCCGTGGGGGCGAGCGCAGCGGTCGATCCAGAGACGGTGCCGGTGCGTTGA
- a CDS encoding HAD family hydrolase — protein MPAPDQRMRQPANQTLLIDADDTLWENNIYFERAITAFISYLNHRTFSAEQVREHLNHCEHATIKAHGYGLSSFRRSLINCFEQLSDSPITPEKHDRIVSFAQAIADQEIELLPNVAETLADLATRHRLILVTKGNPDEQADKLRRSGLAPHFAAVEVLPEKHHEAYLSLASHHGCEACITWMIGNSPRSDINPALAAGLHAIFIPHDFTWVLEHEVVNQPPAGQNLLELAAFADLRRFF, from the coding sequence GTGCCCGCCCCCGACCAACGCATGCGCCAACCCGCCAACCAAACGCTGCTCATCGACGCAGACGATACCCTGTGGGAGAACAACATCTACTTCGAGCGCGCCATCACCGCGTTCATCTCCTATCTCAACCACCGCACCTTCTCAGCCGAGCAGGTCCGTGAGCATCTCAACCACTGCGAGCACGCCACCATCAAAGCTCACGGCTACGGCCTCAGCAGCTTCCGGCGTTCGCTGATCAACTGCTTCGAGCAGCTCAGCGACTCTCCCATTACCCCCGAAAAGCACGACCGCATCGTAAGCTTCGCGCAGGCCATCGCCGATCAGGAGATTGAGCTCCTCCCCAACGTCGCCGAGACCCTCGCCGACCTCGCCACCCGCCACCGCCTCATCCTCGTCACCAAAGGCAACCCCGACGAGCAGGCCGACAAACTCCGCCGCTCCGGACTGGCCCCCCATTTCGCCGCCGTCGAAGTCCTGCCCGAGAAGCACCACGAAGCCTACCTCTCTCTGGCCAGCCATCACGGCTGCGAAGCCTGCATCACCTGGATGATCGGCAACAGTCCGCGCTCTGACATCAACCCCGCCCTCGCCGCCGGACTCCACGCCATCTTCATCCCGCACGACTTCACCTGGGTCCTCGAACACGAGGTCGTCAACCAACCTCCCGCCGGCCAGAATCTCCTCGAATTGGCCGCCTTCGCCGATCTCCGTCGTTTTTTTTAG